The Candidatus Dependentiae bacterium genomic interval ACATAAAGGAGTACCAATATGGTAAAAGGACGGGCAGATAACATAAAAAATGAGGTTACTTTGAATAACGAATTCCGTCCCAATAGAGTTTTCGTTTTAGATACTAACGTTTTACTGCATGACAGTAAATCTATTTTTCATTTCAAGGGTGTTGTCGTTGTAATTCCATTTGTGGTTTTAGAAGAGTTGGATGCATTTAAAAAAGATCAAGGCGAAATTGGTCGAAATGCAAGACACATAATAAGATCCATAGATGAATTAAGAGAAAAAGGATGTTTAAGTGACGGTGTTGAAATTACAAACGGCACCAAAACAATATTAAAAATAATAGAAACACCAAAGCTTGAAGAAAACGAAGAATTAATCGGCGATCTTGCAGATAATTTAATAATAAAAACAGCTTTAATACTGCAAAAAGATGGTTTTGAAGTTACATTTGTTACAAAAGATATTAACGCTCGAGTAAAAGCTGACGCGCTAGGGCTTGATGCCGAAGATTATGAAGTTGAATCGGTTTCAACAGAAGATTTTTATAAGGGCTGGATAAGATTGCCAATTTTAGCAAATACGCTAAGACAAACTACTATAAATTCAATTGAATCTGTGCTAACTGATAATAATCTAACTACAAAAAATCTATCACCCAATGAATTTATAATTCTTGAAAGCGATAATAATCCTGAAAATTATAAGCT includes:
- a CDS encoding PhoH family protein translates to MVKGRADNIKNEVTLNNEFRPNRVFVLDTNVLLHDSKSIFHFKGVVVVIPFVVLEELDAFKKDQGEIGRNARHIIRSIDELREKGCLSDGVEITNGTKTILKIIETPKLEENEELIGDLADNLIIKTALILQKDGFEVTFVTKDINARVKADALGLDAEDYEVESVSTEDFYKGWIRLPILANTLRQTTINSIESVLTDNNLTTKNLSPNEFIILESDNNPENYKLFRFLGGKNFKEVLNTKIVSHFGAKNIQQLMAMDLLRDDDVKIVSLVGGAGTGKTFLTLLMGLHKVINEHLYRKFLITRPVIALGADIGYLPGEMQEKLRYWMQPVYDNLEYIYSQIDSYDDDQSGFVTKKKDKEILKKHKKHVIDSPVEMLQQRGVLSLEAITYMRGRSIPYQFVFIDEVQNLNPHEVKTIISRAGEGTKIIIAGDPFQIDSPYLDFSS